The following coding sequences lie in one Rutidosis leptorrhynchoides isolate AG116_Rl617_1_P2 chromosome 6, CSIRO_AGI_Rlap_v1, whole genome shotgun sequence genomic window:
- the LOC139854403 gene encoding protein SCAR1-like, whose protein sequence is MPLVRVEVRNEYRLGMPELYTGIDTEDPKAVLDGVAVAGLVGLLRQLGDLAEFAAEVFHGLQEQVLITSSRSHKLVERVHNIEAALPPLEKAILAQRSHLHFAYTAGSHWHTRIRTEQNHFIYSDLPRCIMDSYEDCSDPPRLHKLDKFDVGGPGACFRRYSDPTYFKRTSSGPYEPHLQSLPRQKKARRNKKKRSSSRYKDVTHVAPVITPAGRQMGQTDFGTSIFEDKVSPFEDVSTFDAPRKSEVEQERDRITSFDDTRDGPGYIDCIFRPSYSAQSEDNNSKEQSSSSDSNQLNTSYHDSDENIHNSYIAEQSNTKSPYITWDEKLEIIDSTVLPNETTNISSTTDKVDNDEKEDSNSKLVGHIDLEFNDELRLSTSAVVGGPHDEIESETDFYMDALNTIESESDNDLDFHTKRELQRNSDVINKDVEEGIHKAGHLDDSSANFEFHVPKFRPMSKFPESHMATYNTSNNENYEGVAGRSSISQNTPENFESEEAENVKKADTVASDDLYSRSKESNSQNEHNLITDESPEPSLSTSGGQTTVSNSPVMFWTNGGLLGLEPSKPPDFGLSSSVVPGPIEESKTGNTINNNGHIADGLNFVQEHDGKDDPTNGITDDVINSFRIFEFRNRLLVNGLRKQISLVGDERLASSVKSEVPENTSTRKPYGTVTGIPFREQFGNRTSFVSPSSPPLKHMKISFQPIDGFETSKLKLMFPDGNSNNNESNNGHMFPSFQLVPEPEISLHESASDSDDDNTFCRSSPYASDDDCHSNSNSNPSESNSDQWDSKDAPGIKDHEVDDAFGRISSSAESVSSSLVNGIRLQQPSQCGLLFDIPNFDAMKTSSHNNQVTDDFNEPTPPPPPLPPMEWRGIKPHPNVTLENEDGLSKALNYALNLTPPETTLPRQPKPAPTKQDHFVKMDEPLLKHKRPDWQNLHVQNESIRTNNGKLADEKADFLQQIRTKSRNLRRTSTALTTPTPAAGHTSVKVTAILEKASAIRQAVGSDDGEDNWSDN, encoded by the exons ATGCCGTTGGTGAGAGTGGAGGTTAGAAATGAATATCGTTTAGGAATGCCGGAGCTATACACCGGAATCGATACTGAAGATCCTAAGGCGGTGCTTGACGGTGTCGCCGTCGCTGGACTCGTCGGACTCCTCCGTCAATTAGGCGATCTAGCCGA ATTTGCAGCAGAAGTTTTTCATGGATTACAAGAGCAAGTGCTAATTACATCTTCTAGAAGTCATAAATTGGTTGAACGAGTACACAACATTGAAGCTGCACTCCCTCCTCTAGAGAAAGCTATTTTGGCACAAAGGAGTCACTTGCATTTTGCTTACACAGCTG GTTCTCACTGGCATACTCGAATTAGAACTgaacaaaatcatttcatatatagTGATTTACCACGATGTATTATGGACTCTTATGAAGATTGTAGTGATCCTCCACGTCTGCACAAGCTTGACAA ATTTGATGTCGGGGGACCCGGAGCTTGCTTTAGAAGATATTCTGATCCAACTTATTTTAAACGAACTTCTTCTGGCCCTTATGAACCACATCTTCAAAGTCTCCCGAGACAAAAGAAGGCTCGAAGAAACAAG AAAAAGAGATCTTCATCAAGGTATAAAGATGTGACACATGTTGCTCCGGTGATTACCCCGGCTGGAAG GCAAATGGGTCAGACTGATTTTGGCACTTCGATCTTTGAAGACAAGGTTTCCCCTTTTGAAGATGTCTCAACATTTGATGCTCCACGAAAATCTGAAGTCGAACAAGAACGTGACCGTATTACTTCATTCGATGATACAAGAGATGGGCCGGGTTACATAGACTGTATCTTCCGTCCAAGCTACTCAGCACAATCTGAAGACAATAATTCTAAGGAACAGTCTTCTTCTTCTGATTCAAATCAGCTGAATACTTCTTATCACGATTCGGATGAAAATATCCACAATAGTTACATAGCAGAGCAGAGTAACACAAAATCACCTTACATTACATGGGatgaaaagttagaaattatagaTTCTACAGTTTTGCCAAATGAAACTACAAACATATCTAGTACAACTGACAAGGTAGATAATGATGAGAAGGAAGATTCAAATTCTAAATTGGTTGGCCATATTGATCTTGAATTTAACGATGAGCTACGTCTTTCAACGTCAGCCGTAGTTGGGGGCCCGCACGATGAGATTGAAAGTGAAACCGATTTTTACATGGATGCACTTAACACCATTGAATCAGAGTCTGATAATGATTTAGATTTCCACACAAAGAGAGAACTGCAGCGAAACTCCGATGTGATCAACAAAGATGTGGAAGAAGGGATTCATAAAGCAGGTCATCTGGATGACAGCTCAGCGAATTTCGAGTTTCATGTTCCCAAATTTAGACCTATGTCAAAATTCCCTGAGTCCCATATGGCAACTTATAATACCTCGAACAATGAGAATTATGAGGGTGTAGCTGGCAGATCTTCAATTTCCCAAAATACCCCTGAAAATTTTGAATCTGAAGAAGCTGAAAATGTTAAAAAGGCGGATACTGTTGCCAGTGATGACTTATACTCAAGATCTAAAGAATCAAACTCACAGAATGAACATAACTTAATTACTGACGAGTCTCCCGAGCCATCTTTGTCAACTTCTGGTGGTCAAACGACGGTCAGCAATAGTCCCGTAATGTTCTGGACAAATGGTGGCTTATTGGGACTAGAGCCTTCTAAACCTCCAGATTTTGGTTTGTCATCTTCTGTTGTACCTGGTCCGATCGAGGAATCTAAAACTGGAAATACAATCAATAACAATGGACATATTGCTGATGGTCTAAATTTTGTTCAAGAACATGATGGTAAAGATGATCCTACGAATGGTATAACAGATGATGTGATTAATTCATTCCGGATATTTGAATTCAGGAATAGATTACTAGTTAATGGTCTTagaaaacaaatatcacttgttgGGGATGAAAGGCTAGCCAGTTCTGTAAAATCCGAAGTTCCCGAGAATACAAGTACGCGTAAACCATACGGAACCGTTACTGGGATACCATTCAGAGAACAATTTGGAAACCGAACTTCCTTTGTCTCACCTTCTTCTCCACCTCTTAAACATATGAAGATATCTTTCCAGCCTATCGATGGTTTTGAGACGTCTAAACTGAAATTGATGTTTCCTGATGGAaacagtaataataatgaaagtaacaaCGGACACATGTTCCCTTCATTTCAGTTGGTGCCAGAGCCAGAAATTTCATTACACGAGTCTGCTTCAGACTCTGATGATGATAACACGTTTTGTAGATCGTCACCGTATGCATCAGATGACGACTgccatagtaatagtaatagtaatcctTCTGAATCAAATTCCGATCAGTGGGACTCAAAAGACGCTCCCGGAATCAAGGATCATGAGGTAGATGATGCTTTTGGAAGGATCTCATCATCTGCAGAATCTGTTTCAAGCTCTCTTGTGAATGGAATCAGATTGCAACAACCTTCTCAGTGTGGTCTTTTATTTGATATTCCTAACTTTGATGCTATGAAGACTTCATCACATAATAACCAGGTAACCGATGACTTCAACGAGCCTACACCACCTCCGCCACCACTGCCGCCGATGGAATGGCGGGGTATTAAGCCACATCCGAATGTGACATTGGAGAACGAAGATGGTCTTTCAAAGGCCTTGAATTATGCGTTGAATCTTACACCTCCGGAGACTACACTCCCTCGGCAACCAAAGCCAGCTCCCACAAAACAAGATCACTTCGTTAAAATGGACGAGCCTCTGCTTAAGCACAAG CGGCCAGACTGGCAAAACCTACATGTTCAGAATGAATCTATTCGCACCAATAATGGAAAATTGGCTGATGAAAAGGCAGACTTTCTACAGCAGATTAGAACAAAA TCACGTAATCTTAGACGTACATCAACTGCTCTGACAACTCCTACACCAGCTGCTGGCCATACCAGCGTTAAAGTTACTGCAATTCTCGAGAAGGCAAGCGCAATCCGACAG GCTGTAGGAAGTGATGATGGAGAAGATAACTGGAGTGACAATTGA